From the Carboxydocella sporoproducens DSM 16521 genome, one window contains:
- a CDS encoding CarD family transcriptional regulator, giving the protein MFKVGDKVVYPMHGAGIIESIEEKEIGGKKISYYVMHVPVGNMRVMVPVEKGRALGLREVVSRQTAAEIMDLLQEEEREPIGNWNLRYRQNMEKIKSGDARAVAEVVRSLGWRDRQRGLSTGERKMLDTARQILLSELALVWEEEKEKITERLEEVFA; this is encoded by the coding sequence GTGTTTAAAGTAGGAGATAAGGTGGTATACCCCATGCATGGAGCAGGCATCATTGAGTCCATCGAAGAAAAAGAAATTGGTGGCAAAAAAATCAGCTATTATGTAATGCATGTACCGGTAGGCAATATGCGGGTAATGGTTCCGGTAGAAAAGGGCCGGGCCTTAGGACTCAGAGAAGTAGTCTCCCGGCAAACAGCTGCTGAAATCATGGATTTATTACAGGAAGAGGAAAGAGAACCGATAGGGAACTGGAATTTACGCTACCGGCAGAACATGGAAAAAATCAAAAGCGGGGATGCCAGGGCAGTAGCAGAAGTAGTGCGCAGCCTGGGCTGGCGGGACCGGCAACGGGGGCTATCTACAGGGGAACGCAAAATGCTGGATACCGCTCGACAAATTCTGTTAAGCGAATTAGCCCTGGTCTGGGAGGAAGAAAAGGAAAAAATAACAGAACGCTTGGAAGAAGTTTTTGCCTGA
- a CDS encoding SurA N-terminal domain-containing protein — protein MVEVINLKKGEGQMKKRAYFIALSLGLLVVSVSFTGIFADENKQVTSLVKMVNDNKLIKDPDKVVFKVNGKPVLAREFVKEKNLLIYLAKINGSAFPSEHDVINSLAKREALYQKAVELGLEATDNEVREFVKQQRSKFEEYDPNATGKELIEAEIKATGLTADEYWERTIPEYKKILTLSKLSDYYLKQLGPLNLENPNNVEKIKYF, from the coding sequence ATGGTGGAAGTAATTAATTTAAAGAAAGGAGAAGGCCAAATGAAAAAGAGAGCTTATTTTATAGCTCTGAGTTTAGGTTTACTTGTGGTTTCAGTTTCTTTCACGGGCATTTTTGCTGATGAAAACAAACAAGTAACTTCTCTGGTAAAAATGGTCAATGACAATAAACTAATTAAAGATCCTGATAAAGTTGTATTTAAAGTAAATGGAAAACCTGTTTTAGCTAGAGAATTTGTTAAGGAGAAAAATTTACTTATTTATCTTGCTAAAATAAACGGGAGCGCATTTCCCTCTGAACATGATGTCATAAATTCACTAGCAAAACGTGAAGCATTGTATCAAAAAGCAGTTGAATTAGGTTTGGAAGCTACTGATAACGAGGTTAGAGAATTTGTAAAGCAACAAAGGTCAAAATTTGAAGAATATGACCCAAATGCCACTGGCAAAGAATTAATTGAAGCTGAGATAAAGGCTACCGGTTTAACGGCAGATGAATATTGGGAACGTACAATTCCTGAGTACAAAAAAATCTTAACTCTAAGCAAATTATCCGATTATTATCTTAAACAATTAGGACCACTAAATTTAGAAAACCCTAATAATGTAGAGAAAATTAAATATTTTTAG
- a CDS encoding PIN/TRAM domain-containing protein: MMMKILRAVWMLIFIGIGGLSGQYLPLDRLEPVQFLSGPLMSVIIGMLLGLLVGIFLAPWLANWVVRTTTWLEQRLQKIPLSEIFGGALGLIIGLLIGILLGSAFSWFQPLATVVKIIGATLLGYLGMNIGAKKKDELFTMIISLGRKKKESQSQVVSEGAIPKILDTSVIIDGRIADIIETGFLEGPVVVPGFVLEELRHIADSSDVLKRNRGRRGLDILNKIRKDLKVKVEVVEKDFDDIAEVDSKLVRLAQQLNGKIITNDFNLNKVAELQGVLVLNINELANAVKPMVLPGEEMNVQIVKDGKETGQGVGYLEDGTMIVVDGGKRHIGQNVIVVVTSVLQTAAGRMIFARPKLEIKEDDANRTKLNEVNAIG, from the coding sequence ATGATGATGAAGATACTGCGGGCTGTCTGGATGCTGATTTTTATCGGAATCGGCGGCTTAAGCGGGCAGTATTTGCCCCTGGACCGGCTGGAGCCGGTACAGTTTTTATCCGGGCCTCTAATGTCGGTAATCATTGGCATGTTGTTGGGCCTTCTGGTAGGCATCTTTCTGGCACCCTGGCTGGCTAACTGGGTGGTGAGGACGACAACCTGGCTGGAGCAGCGCTTGCAAAAAATACCTTTATCTGAAATTTTCGGCGGCGCTCTAGGACTTATTATTGGCTTACTTATTGGTATATTGCTGGGTTCGGCCTTTTCCTGGTTTCAGCCTCTGGCAACAGTGGTGAAGATAATAGGAGCCACTCTTCTGGGTTATCTGGGTATGAATATTGGGGCAAAAAAGAAAGACGAATTGTTTACCATGATTATCAGTCTGGGTAGAAAGAAAAAAGAAAGCCAGAGCCAGGTGGTTTCAGAAGGAGCTATTCCTAAAATCCTGGACACCAGTGTAATTATCGACGGCCGCATTGCCGATATTATAGAAACCGGTTTTCTGGAAGGGCCAGTGGTAGTTCCTGGCTTTGTTCTGGAAGAATTGCGCCATATCGCTGATTCCTCTGATGTGTTAAAACGCAATCGGGGCAGGCGAGGGCTGGATATATTGAACAAGATCCGGAAGGATCTGAAGGTTAAAGTAGAAGTCGTTGAAAAGGATTTTGATGATATTGCGGAAGTGGATTCCAAGCTGGTCCGTCTGGCCCAGCAGCTTAATGGCAAAATCATTACCAATGACTTTAATCTCAACAAAGTGGCTGAATTGCAGGGAGTTCTGGTTTTAAATATCAATGAACTGGCCAATGCGGTTAAGCCTATGGTCTTGCCTGGAGAGGAAATGAATGTGCAAATTGTTAAGGATGGCAAAGAAACCGGGCAGGGCGTAGGTTATCTGGAAGATGGGACTATGATTGTTGTCGATGGTGGGAAACGCCACATTGGGCAAAACGTTATTGTAGTAGTAACCAGTGTCTTGCAGACAGCAGCGGGGAGAATGATTTTTGCCCGTCCCAAACTGGAGATAAAAGAAGATGATGCTAATCGAACCAAGCTCAACGAGGTGAATGCCATTGGTTAA
- the ispF gene encoding 2-C-methyl-D-erythritol 2,4-cyclodiphosphate synthase, with the protein MGYDVHRLVVDRELIIGGIKIPYEKGLLGHSDADVLLHAIMDALLGAVAAGDIGKHFPDSDVKWRGADSGRLLARVREIVEERGYQVNNVDGTIVAQKPKMAPYIPAMREKVATILGIEAEQVNIKATTTEGLGFTGTGEGIAAYAVVTVAKRMV; encoded by the coding sequence ATGGGTTATGATGTTCACCGGCTGGTGGTAGATAGGGAACTGATTATTGGCGGAATAAAGATACCCTATGAGAAAGGGTTGCTGGGCCACTCTGATGCGGACGTCCTGTTACACGCTATTATGGATGCTCTGCTGGGGGCAGTAGCGGCAGGAGATATCGGCAAACACTTTCCTGATAGTGATGTTAAGTGGAGGGGGGCTGATAGTGGTCGCCTGCTGGCCAGAGTGAGGGAAATTGTTGAGGAAAGAGGCTACCAGGTCAACAATGTGGATGGAACCATTGTTGCTCAGAAGCCTAAAATGGCCCCTTATATCCCGGCTATGCGGGAAAAGGTTGCTACTATCCTGGGAATAGAGGCAGAGCAGGTGAATATCAAGGCCACCACAACTGAAGGGCTGGGCTTTACTGGAACGGGGGAAGGGATTGCGGCTTATGCCGTTGTCACAGTCGCAAAAAGAATGGTATAA
- the radA gene encoding DNA repair protein RadA: MKREKTRYVCQNCGQVELRWLGRCPGCGEWNSLVEEVRQETRTATSGKKIIPVPLPQIKTEKQERAATGLAELDRVLGGGLVRGSLVLVGGDPGIGKSTLLLQAAGYLAQKGPVLYISAEESLSQLRMRAERLGVEGPQVLAAAENCLEDILTAVDAGQDWQAVIIDSIQTVHSREITSAPGSVSQVRHCTGLLLDLAKGREIATLIVGHVTKEGALAGPRVLEHMVDTVLYFEGERHQNYRLLRAVKNRFGSTNELGLFEMTGSGLIDVSNPSGLLLAQRPVGEPGSVVVVAMEGSRPILVEIQALISPGNLANPRRMTSGLDYQRVALLLAVLEKRLGMQLSHMDAFVNVAGGLKLTEPAVDLGVAVALASSWRERSVDPEMVIIGEVGLTGEVRRVNQMEKRLQEAARIGFKRAVVPSGQKPEGPAELEIIEVGTVAEALDWSLGGMGR; encoded by the coding sequence TTGAAACGGGAAAAAACGCGGTATGTTTGCCAGAATTGCGGTCAGGTGGAACTGCGCTGGCTGGGACGCTGTCCTGGTTGCGGTGAGTGGAATAGCCTGGTGGAGGAAGTGCGTCAGGAAACCAGAACAGCAACAAGTGGAAAAAAGATCATTCCGGTGCCGCTGCCCCAGATCAAAACAGAGAAGCAGGAACGGGCTGCTACCGGTCTGGCTGAGCTGGACCGGGTGTTAGGAGGTGGACTGGTGCGGGGTTCCCTGGTGCTGGTAGGAGGTGACCCCGGTATCGGTAAATCCACTTTGCTTCTGCAGGCAGCTGGATATCTGGCCCAAAAGGGCCCGGTGTTGTATATTTCTGCGGAAGAGTCGCTGAGCCAGTTGCGGATGCGGGCGGAACGGCTGGGAGTGGAGGGGCCGCAGGTGCTGGCAGCGGCGGAAAACTGCCTGGAGGATATCCTGACGGCAGTAGATGCCGGCCAGGATTGGCAGGCGGTGATTATCGATTCCATCCAGACCGTGCACAGCCGGGAAATTACCTCCGCTCCGGGCAGTGTCAGTCAGGTGCGGCATTGTACCGGACTCTTGCTGGATCTGGCCAAGGGCAGGGAGATTGCCACTCTGATTGTAGGTCATGTCACAAAAGAAGGAGCTCTGGCGGGACCGCGGGTACTTGAGCATATGGTGGATACTGTCCTGTATTTTGAGGGAGAACGTCACCAGAATTACCGCCTGTTGCGGGCAGTGAAAAACCGCTTTGGCTCCACCAATGAGCTGGGCCTGTTCGAAATGACCGGCAGTGGACTGATTGATGTCAGTAACCCCTCGGGGCTATTGCTGGCCCAGCGCCCTGTTGGCGAACCGGGTTCTGTGGTAGTGGTGGCTATGGAGGGCAGCCGTCCTATTCTGGTGGAAATCCAGGCTCTGATATCGCCAGGCAATCTGGCCAACCCTCGCCGCATGACCTCGGGGCTGGATTATCAGCGGGTGGCGTTGCTGCTGGCGGTGCTGGAAAAGCGCCTGGGCATGCAGTTGAGCCACATGGATGCCTTTGTTAATGTGGCTGGTGGTTTGAAGCTGACGGAACCGGCGGTGGATCTGGGGGTAGCGGTAGCGCTGGCCTCCAGCTGGCGAGAGCGGTCGGTAGACCCCGAGATGGTAATTATCGGGGAAGTGGGCTTGACAGGTGAGGTGCGGCGGGTAAACCAGATGGAAAAACGCTTGCAGGAAGCCGCCAGGATCGGATTTAAACGGGCAGTGGTGCCTTCGGGGCAAAAACCGGAAGGCCCGGCCGAGTTGGAAATAATAGAAGTAGGGACGGTAGCAGAAGCATTAGACTGGTCTTTAGGGGGAATGGGCAGATGA
- a CDS encoding DUF1573 domain-containing protein, giving the protein MKDLLCDEFQETVGELLIRHQSILDVITKYQESCARTNRAVVKAVTNCGCLKVEAEKHPLPPDASLEDLRKLRDSHLRGKICDQCREIVEDEIGRSLFYLAALCNILDINLYDCFIKEHKKLNTLSIFNMR; this is encoded by the coding sequence ATGAAGGACTTGCTATGTGATGAGTTCCAGGAAACTGTCGGCGAATTGCTAATCCGCCACCAGAGCATTCTGGATGTCATCACCAAATACCAGGAGAGTTGTGCCCGCACCAATCGGGCTGTTGTCAAAGCAGTCACCAACTGCGGCTGTCTCAAAGTAGAAGCAGAAAAGCACCCTCTCCCGCCTGATGCATCCCTGGAAGATTTGCGCAAGCTGCGGGATTCCCATTTGCGCGGCAAAATCTGTGATCAGTGCCGGGAAATTGTAGAAGATGAAATTGGTCGTTCCCTTTTCTATCTTGCTGCTCTCTGTAATATACTGGACATAAACCTGTATGATTGCTTTATCAAAGAACATAAAAAGCTCAATACCCTTAGTATTTTTAATATGCGCTAA
- the disA gene encoding DNA integrity scanning diadenylate cyclase DisA — translation MKEERVDRELVQALKIVAPGTPLREGLENILRAKTGALIVVGDSPKVMEIVEGGFEINSEFSPASLYELAKMDGAIILSSDARRILAANTQLVPDSAIPSNETGIRHRTAERVARQTGEMVISISQRRSVITIYKGNLKYVLRDISVILAKANQALQTLEKYKDVLQRALNSLSELEFKDMVTLHDVVKALQRTEMVLRVVAEIERYISELGTEGRLVKMQLEELVADIENEGLLIVRDYLNTPDKTPEEVLHTIRNWASEDLLDLALLTRALGYPGTVAALEQPVTARGYRILDKVPRLPWPVIENLVATFGHLPAILKASIEELDEVEGIGEVRARTIQEGLKRYREQVAF, via the coding sequence ATGAAAGAGGAGCGGGTGGACCGCGAACTGGTACAGGCACTGAAAATAGTGGCTCCGGGCACGCCGTTGCGCGAAGGGCTGGAAAATATTCTGCGGGCCAAAACGGGCGCCTTGATTGTCGTGGGCGATTCGCCTAAAGTGATGGAAATCGTAGAGGGTGGTTTTGAAATCAACTCTGAATTCAGTCCAGCCAGTCTTTACGAACTGGCCAAAATGGATGGGGCTATTATCCTCAGCTCTGATGCCCGGCGAATTCTAGCGGCCAATACCCAGCTGGTGCCGGATTCAGCTATTCCCTCCAATGAAACCGGGATTAGACACCGGACGGCAGAAAGGGTAGCCCGGCAGACGGGAGAAATGGTAATTTCCATTTCCCAGCGTCGTAGTGTAATAACTATTTATAAAGGTAACCTTAAATATGTTCTACGGGATATTAGCGTAATTCTGGCCAAAGCCAACCAGGCCCTGCAGACGCTGGAGAAATATAAGGATGTTTTGCAAAGAGCTTTAAACAGCTTGAGTGAGCTGGAATTCAAGGACATGGTGACTCTGCATGATGTGGTCAAAGCTCTGCAGAGGACGGAAATGGTACTGCGGGTAGTGGCGGAAATTGAACGGTACATAAGTGAGCTGGGTACTGAAGGGCGTCTGGTTAAGATGCAGCTGGAGGAACTGGTGGCGGATATTGAAAATGAAGGATTGTTAATAGTCAGGGATTATCTAAATACTCCGGACAAAACTCCGGAGGAAGTGCTGCATACAATTCGCAACTGGGCGTCAGAAGACCTGCTGGATTTGGCTTTGTTGACCCGGGCCCTGGGTTATCCTGGCACGGTGGCGGCTCTGGAGCAACCGGTTACTGCCAGGGGTTATCGTATCCTTGATAAGGTACCCCGCTTACCCTGGCCGGTGATAGAAAATCTGGTGGCAACGTTTGGGCATTTACCGGCGATTTTGAAAGCAAGCATTGAAGAACTGGATGAAGTAGAAGGGATTGGCGAGGTGCGGGCACGTACCATTCAGGAAGGCTTAAAACGTTACAGGGAGCAGGTCGCCTTTTAA
- the ispD gene encoding 2-C-methyl-D-erythritol 4-phosphate cytidylyltransferase: MPLVKAAAIIPAAGQGKRMGNQLNKQFLSLGGLPLLLHTCTALAQVLELEQMIVVARPGEEEEIARVLSPLIRKERERWLIVSGGEERQHSVWNGLQQVPPELALVAVHDGARPLITPEIVRSALQMAQETGAVVVGVPVKDTIKTVDEQGLIIGTPERKRLWAVQTPQVFRRDWLLAAYQQAWQEGFLGTDDAALVERAGYPVRMLQGDYANLKITTPEDLILAEALLQARGGM; encoded by the coding sequence ATGCCATTGGTTAAAGCTGCGGCGATTATTCCAGCCGCGGGCCAGGGCAAAAGAATGGGCAACCAGCTGAACAAGCAGTTTCTTAGCTTGGGCGGGTTGCCCCTTTTATTGCATACTTGTACAGCTCTGGCTCAGGTGCTGGAACTAGAGCAAATGATTGTAGTTGCGCGACCGGGAGAGGAAGAGGAAATTGCGAGGGTATTATCTCCTCTCATTCGGAAGGAGCGCGAACGCTGGCTGATTGTCAGTGGCGGGGAGGAAAGGCAGCATTCTGTCTGGAATGGCCTGCAACAAGTTCCTCCAGAGCTTGCCCTGGTAGCTGTCCATGATGGAGCCAGGCCGTTGATCACCCCGGAGATTGTCCGCTCAGCCCTGCAGATGGCACAGGAGACAGGAGCGGTAGTTGTAGGCGTGCCGGTAAAAGATACGATCAAAACAGTGGATGAACAGGGCCTAATTATCGGAACTCCAGAACGGAAAAGGCTGTGGGCAGTACAGACTCCCCAGGTTTTTCGCCGGGACTGGTTACTGGCTGCTTATCAACAGGCCTGGCAAGAAGGTTTTCTGGGGACCGATGATGCTGCTTTAGTGGAACGAGCAGGCTATCCGGTGCGAATGCTGCAAGGGGACTATGCCAATCTGAAAATTACCACTCCGGAAGACTTAATTCTGGCCGAGGCTTTATTGCAGGCAAGGGGAGGTATGTAG